In Zingiber officinale cultivar Zhangliang chromosome 11B, Zo_v1.1, whole genome shotgun sequence, a single window of DNA contains:
- the LOC122033319 gene encoding beta-1,2-xylosyltransferase XYXT1-like → MKEMKRLRFRPLAEPRSFGSGLIIGCILASMIYAIMYRSEEGIDHRSILTCKLPPSSSSDDAATANSSVEEGRSILSTNSDPANEEDKSAINSSFEEEKVLITGRNESVDEEEEGTKVKNDKQASAKASAVDHNQPEALPAKKPICDFSQYRLDICDLEGDIRVIGKNLSSVMLVASRDAPASSWEIKPYPRKYDRSAKAKVRSFNVTTLHASAAPNCDVRHSVPGVLFSTGGHCGNCFHDFADVLVPLFQTAGPLRRQVRFAISSLKGWWMMKYRPYLTQLSAFDVIDLDGDDRVHCFDRLTVGLRAKRDLMIDAEEAPDGHSIAGFVELTRSVYGLGRARVGPKNNPTKPRLLFIARGGTRKFANLDALTAAAEAVGFEAVAAEPDFMDVARFAHVVNSCDVLVGVHGAGLTNFLFLPTGAVVVQVVPLGKLDWIATNFYAEPAMGMNLEYIQYDITIAESTLLDAYPRDDKVFTDPESIHKEGWHRILEVYLRQQSVRLDVDRFRPVLEKAYGLVREKE, encoded by the exons ATGAAGGAGATGAAGAGGCTCAGGTTCCGGCCGCTGGCGGAGCCCCGGAGTTTTGGGTCAGGGCTAATTATCGGATGCATTTTGGCGTCGATGATTTATGCCATAATGTACAGAAGTGAAGAAGGAATCGACCATCGGTCTATCT TGACTTGCAAGCTTCCACCGTCTTCGTCGTCGGACGACGCGGCTACTGCGAATTCTTCTGTCGAAGAAGGCAGGAGCATTCTATCGACAAATAGTGACCCGGCAAATGAAGAAGACAAGAGCGCAATCAATTCTTCCTTCGAAGAAGAGAAGGTTTTAATAACCGGGAGAAATGAGTCCG TTGACGAGGAGGAGGAAGGAACCAAAGTGAAAAATGATAAACAAGCGTCGGCGAAAGCATCAGCTGTCGATCACAATCAACCAG AAGCTTTGCCTGCGAAGAAACCGATTTGCGATTTCTCCCAGTACAGATTAGACATCTGCGATTTAGAGGGCGATATCAGAGTCATCGGGAAGAATCTCTCTTCGGTAATGCTCGTTGCATCCAGAGACGCCCCTGCATCGTCATGGGAGATCAAACCGTATCCCCGCAAGTACGACCGTTCCGCCAAGGCCAAAGTCCGATCTTTCAACGTCACGACACTGCACGCCTCCGCCGCCCCAAACTGTGACGTCCGCCACTCCGTCCCAGGCGTGCTCTTTTCCACCGGCGGCCACTGCGGAAACTGCTTCCACGACTTCGCCGACGTGCTCGTTCCTCTCTTTCAGACCGCCGGCCCGCTTCGCCGACAAGTCCGGTTCGCCATTTCCAGTTTGAAAGGCTGGTGGATGATGAAGTACCGACCGTATCTGACCCAGCTGTCCGCCTTCGACGTCATCGACCTCGACGGCGACGACCGCGTTCATTGCTTCGACCGCCTGACGGTCGGCCTGCGCGCGAAGCGCGACTTGATGATCGACGCCGAAGAGGCCCCCGATGGCCACTCCATCGCCGGCTTCGTCGAGCTCACCCGCAGCGTCTACGGTCTCGGTCGCGCCCGAGTCGGGCCGAAGAACAACCCCACGAAGCCGCGCCTTCTGTTCATCGCGCGCGGCGGAACGAGGAAGTTCGCGAACCTGGACGCGCTGACGGCGGCCGCGGAAGCGGTGGGCTTCGAGGCGGTGGCGGCGGAGCCGGACTTCATGGACGTCGCCCGGTTCGCGCACGTGGTGAACTCGTGCGACGTGTTGGTTGGCGTGCACGGCGCAGGCCTGACCAATTTCCTCTTCCTACCCACCGGAGCGGTCGTCGTCCAGGTAGTGCCACTTGGGAAGCTGGACTGGATCGCCACGAATTTCTACGCGGAACCAGCGATGGGTATGAATCTCGAGTACATCCAGTACGACATCACCATCGCCGAGAGCACGCTTCTCGACGCGTATCCGAGGGACGACAAGGTCTTCACGGATCCGGAGTCGATCCACAAGGAAGGTTGGCACAGGATCCTGGAAGTCTACCTCCGCCAACAAAGCGTCCGGCTCGACGTCGACCGGTTCAGACCGGTTCTGGAGAAAGCATACGGGCTCGTCCgggagaaggaataa